In one window of Macadamia integrifolia cultivar HAES 741 chromosome 2, SCU_Mint_v3, whole genome shotgun sequence DNA:
- the LOC122071934 gene encoding auxin-responsive protein IAA26-like translates to MEGSSGNRELYNPHFRDMIANESKWVVRRDEVRFGASEDKKLELRLGPPGEDWFEKGNIKKDTRDRDESLLSLGHFSSMAYKTTNNHSVSAGAKRGFLDTIEAKAEEKTWMMNLNTNQNQKLSSSEKPGGVSFSTPSPWSSTPTSPSASQVKTQQQQQQQKPQFLQFPSVPQRLPVMSKEPSQTCSTKVTDLQNPEKKACSPASASVPANTAVLNSSQKRTSPAPVVGWPPIRSFRKNLASSSNSKPASEIRDTPSADVNGEKTEASRKTLFVKINMDGVPIGRKVDLKAYDSYEKLSSAVDELFRDLLAAQGDSSAAGDQKKAEPKAITGLLDGKGEYTLVYEDNEGDRMLVGDVPWQMFVSTVKRLRVLKSSELPKLQIGNISKPERTRVDCGVK, encoded by the exons atggaggGTTCTTCTGGGAACCGAGAGCTGTACAATCCTCATTTTCGTGATATGATTGCTAATGAAAGTAAGTGGGTTGTGAGAAGAGATGAAGTCAGATTTGGAGCTTCAGAGGATAAGAAGTTGGAGCTAAGGCTGGGACCTCCAGGAgaagattggtttgaaaaagGGAACATCAAAAAGGACACCAGAGATAGAGATgagtctcttctctctcttgggCACTTCTCTTCCATGGCTTATAAGACCACTAACAACCACAGCGTTTCTGCTGGAGCAAAGAGAGGGTTCTTAGATACAATTGAAGCCAAAGCAGAAGAGAAGACATGGATGATGAACCTCAACACTAACCAAAACCAAAAGCTTTCATCTTCAGAAAAACCGGGTGGAGTTAGTTTCTCCACTCCATCTCCTTGGTCTTCAACCCCTACATCTCCTTCAGCCTCCCAAGTGAAGACccaacagcagcaacagcagcaaaAGCCTCAGTTTCTTCAGTTCCCCTCGGTTCCTCAGAGGTTACCTGTTATGTCAAAGGAACCATCACAGACATGTAGCACAAAAGTCACGGACTTGCAGAACCCTGAGAAGAAAGCATGTTCCCCTGCTTCTGCTTCAGTTCCTGCAAACACAGCTGTGCTCAACAGCTCACAGAAAAG AACTTCTCCTGCTCCAGTTGTGGGTTGGCCTCCAATTCGTTCATTCAGGAAGAATCTTGCAAGCAGTAGCAACTCCAAGCCGGCATCTGAGATACGTGATACACCTTCAGCAGATGTAAATGGAGAAAAAACTGAAGCTTCCAGGAAGACTTTGTTTGTGAAGATTAACATGGATGGGGTTCCTATTGGAAGGAAAGTGGATCTCAAAGCCTATGACAGCTATGAAAAACTGTCCTCAGCAGTTGATGAACTCTTCAGAGACCTTCTTGCAG cTCAAGGAGATTCTTCTGCTGCTGGAGATCAAAAGAAAGCAGAACCCAAGGCAATTACAGGTTTATTAGATGGAAAAGGGGAATATACTCTGGTGTATGAGGATAACGAGGGAGACAGAATGCTTGTTGGTGACGTCCCATGGCA AATGTTTGTGTCAACGGTGAAGAGGCTTCGTGTTTTGAAGAGTTCGGAACTTCCCAAATTACAGA TTGGGAACATTAGTAAGCCAGAGAGGACTAGAGTGGACTGTGGAGTGAAATGA